A window from Citrus sinensis cultivar Valencia sweet orange chromosome 5, DVS_A1.0, whole genome shotgun sequence encodes these proteins:
- the LOC102616190 gene encoding putative disease resistance protein RGA3, which translates to MVDAIVSPLVEQLISFVAKEIKQQVKLVIGVEKEVKGITSHLRAIRAVLDDAEEKQVKDEAVRLWLGRLKYASYDIEDVLDEWITARHKLQIEGGADDNALVAPHKKKKVCFCFPASCFGFRKEEFGLKQVFPRHDIAVKVKEINEALHDIAAQKDMFDLVKSGNKSSERPRRVQSTSLIDEEEICGRVGERNELLSKLLCESSEQQKGLHIISIVGMGGIGKTTLAQLACNHVEVKRKFDKLLWVCVSDPFEQFRVAKAIAEALGIPSSNLGEFQSLLKLISESITGKRFLLVLDDVWDGDCIKWEPFYLCLKNGLHGSKILVTTRKKSVASMMGSTDTDIITVMELTEEECWSLFKRLAFFGPSINDCEKLEQIGRRIAGKFKGLPLAAKTIGSLMRSKQIEEEWERISNSDLWRVEEMEKGVLSSLLLSYNDLPSKVKICFSYCAVFPKNYNIKKDELLTLWMAQGYLSAKQNKEMETIGEEYFSILASRSFFQEFEKSYDNRIIECKMHDIVHDFARFVSQNECFSMEINGSEEPNTINSLDEKVRHLMLIIGREASFRVPICRVKRIRSLLIDNSRTSCSYFNGEILEELFRESTSLRALDFWGSYDVSPFWTLKIPRNIEKLVHLRYLNLSCQNIRKLPETLCELYNLEKLYITRCLYLEELPEGIGKLINMKHLLNYRTDSLRYMPVGIGRLTGLRTLDEFHVIRGGGVDGRKACWFESLKNLKHLQVCGIRRLGDVSDVGEAKRLELDKKKYLSCLRLSFDEKEQGGERRKNEDDQLLLEALQPPPDLKELEIRFYRGNTVFPNWLMSLTNLRSLVLYGCENCEQLPPLGKLQSLEKLSLTIMRSVKRVGDECLGIESDHHDSSSSSSVIDAFPKLKSLTISSMLELEEWDYGITRTGNTVINIMPRLSSLTIARCPKLKALPDHIHQTTTLKELRIWACELLGKHYRGGTEKTGLKYHTFPTS; encoded by the exons ATGGTTGATGCCATCGTTTCCCCTCTCGTGGAGCAGCTGATTTCCTTCGTTGCTAAAGAGATAAAACAACAG GTGAAGCTTGTGATTGGTGTCGAAAAAGAAGTGAAAGGCATTACCAGCCACCTTCGCGCCATTCGAGCTGTGCTCGATGATGCGGAGGAAAAGCAAGTGAAGGACGAAGCTGTTAGACTTTGGCTGGGTAGGCTCAAGTACGCATCCTACGACATTGAAGATGTGTTGGATGAGTGGATCACAGCTAGACACAAATTGCAAATTGAGGGTGGTGCTGATGACAATGCTCTTGTGGCTcctcataaaaaaaagaaggtatGTTTCTGCTTTCCCGCCTCTTGTTTTGGATTcagaaaagaagaatttggtcTCAAACAAGTCTTTCCACGTCATGACATTGCGGTCAAGgtcaaagaaatcaatgaaGCGCTACATGATATTGCCGCTCAAAAAGACATGTTTGATCTTGTTAAGAGTGGCAATAAAAGTAGTGAAAGACCAAGGCGTGTACAAAGTACCTCCTTGATTGATGAGGAAGAGATTTGTGGTAGAGTTGGTGAGAGGAATGAACTCTTAAGCAAGCTGTTGTGTGAGAGTAGTGAGCAACAAAAAGGCCTTCATATCATCTCAATCGTTGGTATGGGAGGCATAGGGAAAACAACTCTTGCACAACTAGCATGTAATCATGTTGAGGTAAAGAGAAAGTTTGACAAACTTTTATGGGTATGTGTATCGGACCCTTTTGAGCAGTTTAGGGTTGCCAAAGCGATCGCTGAAGCTTTAGGCATTCCCTCTTCTAATTTAGGTGAATTTCAATCTCTTCTTAAACTTATATCTGAATCTATTACTGGAAAACGATTTCTTCTTGTCTTAGATGACGTGTGGGATGGAGATTGCATTAAATGGGAACCATTCTACCTTTGTCTAAAGAATGGTCTCCATGGAAGTAAAATTTTGGTTACCACACGTAAAAAATCAGTTGCATCTATGATGGGATCTACTGATACTGATATTATCACTGTCATGGAATTGACCGAAGAAGAATGTTGGTCGTTGTTTAAGCGGTTAGCATTTTTCGGTCCGTCTATTAATGATTGTGAAAAATTGGAACAAATTGGGCGAAGAATTGCAGGCAAGTTTAAAGGTTTGCCTCTTGCTGCAAAGACAATAGGGAGTCTCATGCGCTCtaaacaaattgaagaagagTGGGAAAGGATTTCAAATAGTGATTTATGGAGAGTAGAAGAGATGGAGAAAGGTGTTCTGTCCTCATTGTTGTTGAGTTACAACGATTTGCCGTCCaaagtaaaaatatgtttttccTATTGTGCTGTCTTTCCAAAAAactacaatataaaaaaagatgaacTACTTACATTGTGGATGGCTCAAGGTTATCTTAgtgcaaaacaaaataagGAGATGGAGACTATAGGTGAAGAGTATTTTAGCATCTTAGCTTCTCGCTCTTTCTTTCAAGAGTTTGAGAAAAGTTATGATAATCGTATTATAGAGTGCAAAATGCATGATATAGTACATGATTTTGCCCGATTTGTAAGTCAAAATGAATGTTTTTCGATGGAAATTAATGGTAGTGAGGAACCAAACACCATAAACTCTCTTGATGAGAAGGTTCGTCATTTAATGTTGATCATTGGTAGGGAGGCTTCATTTCGTGTCCCTATTTGTAGAGTGAAAAGAATTCGTAGCCTCTTAATTGATAATAGTAGAACTTCTTGTTCGTATTTTAATGGTGAGATCCTAGAAGAATTATTTAGGGAATCGACAAGTTTAAGGGCATTAGATTTTTGGGGATCATATGACGTAAGCCCATTTTGGACTCTAAAGATTCCAAGAAACATAGAAAAGCTAGTACATTTAAGATACCTTAATCTGTCTTGTCAGAATATAAGGAAACTACCGGAGACATTATGTGAGTTATATAATCTAGAAAAGTTATATATTACTCGTTGTCTGTATCTTGAAGAATTACCTGAAGGGATTGGGAAGTTAATAAACATGAAGCATTTACTAAATTATCGTACAGATTCTTTAAGGTACATGCCAGTAGGGATTGGGAGATTAACGGGTCTTAGGACCTTGGATGAGTTCCATGTGATTAGAGGAGGAGGTGTTGATGGTAGGAAAGCATGTTGGTTTGAATCTcttaaaaacttgaaacaccTTCAAGTATGTGGTATACGCAGACTGGGTGATGTATCAGATGTGGGCGAGGCTAAGCGATTAGAACTTGACAAAAAGAAATACCTCTCTTGTTTGAGACTTTCGTTTGACGAGAAGGAACAAGGAGGAGAAAGGAGGAAGAACGAGGACGATCAACTTCTTCTTGAAGCCCTGCAACCACCTCCAGATTTAAAGGAATTAGAGATACGGTTCTACCGAGGCAACACTGTTTTCCCTAACTGGCTGATGTCATTAACCAATCTAAGGAGTTTAGTTCTCTATGGTTGCGAAAATTGCGAGCAGCTGCCTCCTTTGGGAAAATTGCAGTCCCTTGAAAAACTCAGCCTAACGATCATGCGGAGTGTGAAAAGAGTCGGTGATGAATGTTTGGGGATAGAAAGTGATCATCATgactcatcttcatcttcatcagtTATTGATGCCTTCCCCAAATTGAAATCACTCACAATTTCTTCGATGCTGGAATTGGAGGAGTGGGATTATGGGATTACAAGAACGGGAAACACCGTCATCAACATCATGCCACGTCTTTCTTCCTTGACAATTGCTCGTTGCCCCAAATTAAAGGCACTGCCCGACCACATTCATCAAACGACAACATTGAAGGAATTGAGGATTTGGGCCTGTGAGCTTCTGGGAAAACATTACCGCGGGGGGACGGAGAAGACTGGCCTAAAATATCACACATTCCCAACCTCATGA
- the LOC102622131 gene encoding protein ANTHESIS POMOTING FACTOR 1 isoform X4, whose product MVGSQSEREDKVSLELSEEILQSMEVGMSFRDYNGRISSMDFHKSSSYLVTASDDESIRLYDVTAATCLKTINSKKYGVDLVCFTSHPTTVIYSSKNGWDESLRLLSLHDNKYLRYFKGHHDRVVSLSLCSSKDCFISGSLDRTVLLWDQRAEKCQGLLRVQGRPAAAYDDQGLVFAVAFGGYIRMFDARKYEKGPFDIFSVGGDISDANVVKFSNDGRLMLLTTMEGHIHVLDSFRGTLLSTYNVKPVSRNSTLEASFSPEGMFVISGSGDGSVYAWSVRSGKELGVHELN is encoded by the exons ATGGTTG GGTCACAATCGGAGAGAGAAGACAAGGTCTCGTTGGAGCTCTCTGAAGAAATTCTTCAGAGCATGGAAGTGGGCATGTCTTTTAGAGATTAC AATGGAAGAATTAGTTCCATGGATTTTCATAAATCGTCGAGTTATTTGGTGACTGCTAGTGATGATGAATCTATACGCCTGTATGATGTCACTGCTGCCAC ATGTTTGAAGACAATTAATAGCAAAAAATATGGCGTGGATCTTGTTTGTTTTACTTCTCATCCTACAACAGTCATATACTCCTCAAAGAATGGTTGGGATG AATCTCTACGGCTTCTTTCCTTGCATGATAACAAGTACTTGCGTTACTTCAAAGGTCACCATGACAG GGTTGTTTCACTTAGCCTGTGCTCATCTAAAGATTGCTTTATCTCCGGTTCTCTTGATCGAACTGTTCTGCTCTGGGATCAGCGGGCTGAGAAATGCCAG GGTCTTTTGCGTGTTCAAGGAAGGCCTGCTGCAGCATACGATGATCAAGGGCTTGTCTTTGCAGTTGCTTTTGGAGGATACATAAGAATGTTTGATGCTCGCAAGTATGAGAAG GGTCCTTTCGACATCTTCTCTGTTGGTGGAGATATATCAGATGCTAATGTCGTAAAGTTCAGCAATGATGGGAGACTTATGCTTCTGACCACTATGGAAGGACATATTCATGTGCTTGACTCATTCCGAGGCACACTT CTATCCACTTATAATGTGAAGCCGGTTTCTCGCAATTCCACACTGGAGGCATCTTTCAGCCCTGAGGGAATGTTTGTTATATCAG GTTCTGGTGATGGTAGTGTATACGCTTGGAGTGTAAGGAGCGGGAAAGAG CTAGGGGTCCATGAATTGAACTAA
- the LOC102622131 gene encoding protein ANTHESIS POMOTING FACTOR 1 isoform X2 — translation MVGSQSEREDKVSLELSEEILQSMEVGMSFRDYNGRISSMDFHKSSSYLVTASDDESIRLYDVTAATCLKTINSKKYGVDLVCFTSHPTTVIYSSKNGWDESLRLLSLHDNKYLRYFKGHHDRVVSLSLCSSKDCFISGSLDRTVLLWDQRAEKCQGLLRVQGRPAAAYDDQGLVFAVAFGGYIRMFDARKYEKGPFDIFSVGGDISDANVVKFSNDGRLMLLTTMEGHIHVLDSFRGTLLSTYNVKPVSRNSTLEASFSPEGMFVISGSGDGSVYAWSVRSGKEVASWMSFDTEPPVIKWTPGSLMFVTGSSELSFWIPDLSKLGAYVGRN, via the exons ATGGTTG GGTCACAATCGGAGAGAGAAGACAAGGTCTCGTTGGAGCTCTCTGAAGAAATTCTTCAGAGCATGGAAGTGGGCATGTCTTTTAGAGATTAC AATGGAAGAATTAGTTCCATGGATTTTCATAAATCGTCGAGTTATTTGGTGACTGCTAGTGATGATGAATCTATACGCCTGTATGATGTCACTGCTGCCAC ATGTTTGAAGACAATTAATAGCAAAAAATATGGCGTGGATCTTGTTTGTTTTACTTCTCATCCTACAACAGTCATATACTCCTCAAAGAATGGTTGGGATG AATCTCTACGGCTTCTTTCCTTGCATGATAACAAGTACTTGCGTTACTTCAAAGGTCACCATGACAG GGTTGTTTCACTTAGCCTGTGCTCATCTAAAGATTGCTTTATCTCCGGTTCTCTTGATCGAACTGTTCTGCTCTGGGATCAGCGGGCTGAGAAATGCCAG GGTCTTTTGCGTGTTCAAGGAAGGCCTGCTGCAGCATACGATGATCAAGGGCTTGTCTTTGCAGTTGCTTTTGGAGGATACATAAGAATGTTTGATGCTCGCAAGTATGAGAAG GGTCCTTTCGACATCTTCTCTGTTGGTGGAGATATATCAGATGCTAATGTCGTAAAGTTCAGCAATGATGGGAGACTTATGCTTCTGACCACTATGGAAGGACATATTCATGTGCTTGACTCATTCCGAGGCACACTT CTATCCACTTATAATGTGAAGCCGGTTTCTCGCAATTCCACACTGGAGGCATCTTTCAGCCCTGAGGGAATGTTTGTTATATCAG GTTCTGGTGATGGTAGTGTATACGCTTGGAGTGTAAGGAGCGGGAAAGAG GTTGCAAGTTGGATGAGTTTTGATACAGAGCCTCCTGTCATAAAATGGACACCTGGAAGTCTTATGTTTGTTACTGGGTCATCTGAGCTATCGTTTTGGATTCCTGATCTGTCTAAACTAGGAGCTTATGTTGGAAGGAA CTAG
- the LOC102622131 gene encoding protein ANTHESIS POMOTING FACTOR 1 isoform X3 → MEVGMSFRDYNGRISSMDFHKSSSYLVTASDDESIRLYDVTAATCLKTINSKKYGVDLVCFTSHPTTVIYSSKNGWDESLRLLSLHDNKYLRYFKGHHDRVVSLSLCSSKDCFISGSLDRTVLLWDQRAEKCQGLLRVQGRPAAAYDDQGLVFAVAFGGYIRMFDARKYEKGPFDIFSVGGDISDANVVKFSNDGRLMLLTTMEGHIHVLDSFRGTLLSTYNVKPVSRNSTLEASFSPEGMFVISGSGDGSVYAWSVRSGKEVASWMSFDTEPPVIKWTPGSLMFVTGSSELSFWIPDLSKLGAYVGRK, encoded by the exons ATGGAAGTGGGCATGTCTTTTAGAGATTAC AATGGAAGAATTAGTTCCATGGATTTTCATAAATCGTCGAGTTATTTGGTGACTGCTAGTGATGATGAATCTATACGCCTGTATGATGTCACTGCTGCCAC ATGTTTGAAGACAATTAATAGCAAAAAATATGGCGTGGATCTTGTTTGTTTTACTTCTCATCCTACAACAGTCATATACTCCTCAAAGAATGGTTGGGATG AATCTCTACGGCTTCTTTCCTTGCATGATAACAAGTACTTGCGTTACTTCAAAGGTCACCATGACAG GGTTGTTTCACTTAGCCTGTGCTCATCTAAAGATTGCTTTATCTCCGGTTCTCTTGATCGAACTGTTCTGCTCTGGGATCAGCGGGCTGAGAAATGCCAG GGTCTTTTGCGTGTTCAAGGAAGGCCTGCTGCAGCATACGATGATCAAGGGCTTGTCTTTGCAGTTGCTTTTGGAGGATACATAAGAATGTTTGATGCTCGCAAGTATGAGAAG GGTCCTTTCGACATCTTCTCTGTTGGTGGAGATATATCAGATGCTAATGTCGTAAAGTTCAGCAATGATGGGAGACTTATGCTTCTGACCACTATGGAAGGACATATTCATGTGCTTGACTCATTCCGAGGCACACTT CTATCCACTTATAATGTGAAGCCGGTTTCTCGCAATTCCACACTGGAGGCATCTTTCAGCCCTGAGGGAATGTTTGTTATATCAG GTTCTGGTGATGGTAGTGTATACGCTTGGAGTGTAAGGAGCGGGAAAGAG GTTGCAAGTTGGATGAGTTTTGATACAGAGCCTCCTGTCATAAAATGGACACCTGGAAGTCTTATGTTTGTTACTGGGTCATCTGAGCTATCGTTTTGGATTCCTGATCTGTCTAAACTAGGAGCTTATGTTGGAAGGAAGTAA
- the LOC102622131 gene encoding protein ANTHESIS POMOTING FACTOR 1 isoform X1, translating to MVGSQSEREDKVSLELSEEILQSMEVGMSFRDYNGRISSMDFHKSSSYLVTASDDESIRLYDVTAATCLKTINSKKYGVDLVCFTSHPTTVIYSSKNGWDESLRLLSLHDNKYLRYFKGHHDRVVSLSLCSSKDCFISGSLDRTVLLWDQRAEKCQGLLRVQGRPAAAYDDQGLVFAVAFGGYIRMFDARKYEKGPFDIFSVGGDISDANVVKFSNDGRLMLLTTMEGHIHVLDSFRGTLLSTYNVKPVSRNSTLEASFSPEGMFVISGSGDGSVYAWSVRSGKEVASWMSFDTEPPVIKWTPGSLMFVTGSSELSFWIPDLSKLGAYVGRK from the exons ATGGTTG GGTCACAATCGGAGAGAGAAGACAAGGTCTCGTTGGAGCTCTCTGAAGAAATTCTTCAGAGCATGGAAGTGGGCATGTCTTTTAGAGATTAC AATGGAAGAATTAGTTCCATGGATTTTCATAAATCGTCGAGTTATTTGGTGACTGCTAGTGATGATGAATCTATACGCCTGTATGATGTCACTGCTGCCAC ATGTTTGAAGACAATTAATAGCAAAAAATATGGCGTGGATCTTGTTTGTTTTACTTCTCATCCTACAACAGTCATATACTCCTCAAAGAATGGTTGGGATG AATCTCTACGGCTTCTTTCCTTGCATGATAACAAGTACTTGCGTTACTTCAAAGGTCACCATGACAG GGTTGTTTCACTTAGCCTGTGCTCATCTAAAGATTGCTTTATCTCCGGTTCTCTTGATCGAACTGTTCTGCTCTGGGATCAGCGGGCTGAGAAATGCCAG GGTCTTTTGCGTGTTCAAGGAAGGCCTGCTGCAGCATACGATGATCAAGGGCTTGTCTTTGCAGTTGCTTTTGGAGGATACATAAGAATGTTTGATGCTCGCAAGTATGAGAAG GGTCCTTTCGACATCTTCTCTGTTGGTGGAGATATATCAGATGCTAATGTCGTAAAGTTCAGCAATGATGGGAGACTTATGCTTCTGACCACTATGGAAGGACATATTCATGTGCTTGACTCATTCCGAGGCACACTT CTATCCACTTATAATGTGAAGCCGGTTTCTCGCAATTCCACACTGGAGGCATCTTTCAGCCCTGAGGGAATGTTTGTTATATCAG GTTCTGGTGATGGTAGTGTATACGCTTGGAGTGTAAGGAGCGGGAAAGAG GTTGCAAGTTGGATGAGTTTTGATACAGAGCCTCCTGTCATAAAATGGACACCTGGAAGTCTTATGTTTGTTACTGGGTCATCTGAGCTATCGTTTTGGATTCCTGATCTGTCTAAACTAGGAGCTTATGTTGGAAGGAAGTAA